DNA from Elaeis guineensis isolate ETL-2024a chromosome 2, EG11, whole genome shotgun sequence:
GCCCAAGCCAGACCTAAGGGTACCAGGCCCCAGCCCAACCTGAACCAGTAAACTTTTGGACTGGCAAGGGCTCAAACCGCGCCCCTATTCATTTTTCTGTCAAAACTCCAGCCTGGGACAGGCCGAAATTAACCATCCTTCCTAAAAATTGTCCAAATTGGGTTTTGACCTAAATTTCCGGTCTGATCCTGGTTTTTTCAAGGTCAGGTCTCCAGGCTGCTCAGACCAGCCTGGCCCATTGACAGCTTATACTGAATATACAAGTTTGTGGATGGTTGACATATTTTTCACTCTGGCCTTTTTCCCATATAAAGGATTCAGCTCGGTTCACACCAACAACAAAAATCCTCATCAATCGACAGCAACATCAATCAAAAGCAACAATAACAAGAAACAACCAGGACAACAATGAAAGAATCCATTGAAACACAAATGCATGTCTTACTTGCATAAGTACAAGTGCAACTAAGAAATAAATAAAGCTAACGGTACTCCATATTTAACTAAATAAGTATCTTCTATTAAGAAGTAAAAAGAAAGAGGCATTCAAATAAAGAATTTTTAATGCTAGCTATCATATCTTGAATAATTTCCATCTGTAGACAAGCAAATGCTGACAAGATGAAGTATGGGTTCAGGAATATCATTTACAGATTGCAATTCTTCTGTCAACAGATCAGAAAAAGGCTCCTCGCTAAGCTCGCAAACTAACCCCAGTGTTTCGTAGCATTAGTCAAATAAAATATGGAAAGTCAGGATATCTCATGTTTTGTGCTTAATTTAATTTCTGAAAATGAAATATGTGCAAGGAGAAAGATTGTAAAGATATTCTGAAGTCGGTGTGCCACCCAAGGTCTAAGATTCCAGCAACTGGGATCTAGCCAGAAAAGAATATATCAGCCATCCTGTGCTAGCTCATGGGAGGTCGCATGAGATTTCTACATTCCTTTTTAGTAACTTATAGAAGAACCAAAGGGAGGAAAAAAACACGAttcagaagagaaaaaaagagatagGCGGTCAACCATTTTTCCACATGGTAGAACTTGTATTTGTTCATCTATTTAAAACTTGTAGTAGCCATATCTTTCAAGCACTAATAATTGGACAAGAGCAAGATTACATGTCAGCTGTATGAATCGCTTTGCTCATACTCTCCAGTTTGAGTAAAACAACAACAAGAAGTGTGTATTGAATGAAACATATTATTGCAGGAACATAGCTTGCCTCTTACAGCAGAATGAACACTGAATCAACCATTCTATGATTTTTTACCACACTGGGTATGTTTTAGGAATCAATATAGATGTGCTTCATAAAAGATTTCTCCATTTATGAATTTCCTTTTGCAAATAGAAATAGTTCATAGGATTCCTTTTTTTGATTGGGAAAGGAACTTCTAATATTTCTTGGAGGAGCATTAAGATTCCCAATTGaggaatttataataaattgaaggttttatgatattttcaaattttattttgactagGAAGGGTTGGTGTTTTTCTTAGTTTTCTTCCAAGTGCGTTTTGGCCAAGGACTTCAATTACTAGAGATCAAGGGAAATACATGTGAGACAAAAGAGGTACAATTTTTTATGAGGCTATCAGAAAGGTGGCCATATCAttgaaatctctctctctctctttctgtcCACCCCCCAGGCCCCGGCCCCCACTTCCCTCTCTTCGGACTTCGACACTCGAGCTAATCCAGCTATAGGACTTCTTCTCATTAGCCAGTAAGCCAAAGTCTGCCTCTGGAGTTTGGGAATCTCACACTGTCCTTGGCAATCTGTTAACAGATTTCTACTCATGTGTCATGAGTCCTGCATATTACTTACAGCAGGGAGGCGAAATTCCTTTGTTTTGAAAATACATGGCTGAACATCCAGTGTGATTAGATGGTGGCAAAATAGTACATGTCTATCAATGATGGGTTTGAGTTTGTGACTGACACAACCATTGCTGGAATTCTGTTTCTTAGAAAAGAAGCAAATATTGTATAACAGAGATGCCTAGAGTCCTAATTGACGTTGACAAGATCCAGAATCAAGTTTCTAACTTAAACATGAATGAAGGAAGTGACATCCTGCAAAAAAGAGCTAGGTGAAATCTTCAGCAAGGAAAGGCTTTCATGGAGACAGATCAAACTCTCCATAACTGAAGAAGTGGAACATAATACTGCATATATCCTCAAAAACTCCTCAAAGTGACAAAGGGTAGAAAGCTTGGTTAAATTATTGAACAACAAAAGAACATGCAGTTCTGTATTTCCTATCAAGATTGACTCCATGTATGGCTTGATATAATACAGAATAACAGATAGCGCATTTGCTTGTCCATGGTGAATCTTTCTCACAACTTATCAagtgaatgattttttttttttttctgtttcaaACTATGGTTAATGTGAAGTATTTGAAGTAGAAGAAAGAAGTTTTCTTCCGGTAATATGTCTAAAGGAGTTCCAAATGGATCCACCAATTCAACAATTAATCGAAGTTCTAGAATGCCTAACCTACATTACATGTAACAGGAGAGCCTAGAATTATTATCAGTACTATTTATTGGAGTAGTTAATATGTTTCGATGTCAAAAAAACTACTTACTGTTGGAATGGCACTGTGAATGACATTTGCTCCTAGTTTTGTattttctacatcctctgttcTATGCATACAGTATATTCAATTGGGTAAATCTTATAAAATTGATTTATTATCATTCAAAGTTCTAACATATTAGATTTTCAAAATGTTATCAATTTGACCAAGCAGTTTATGAACCAACATCGTTAACTTAAACTCTcttcaattatttttctatacaGAAGCTAAAATAATGGATTATTTTTCTATACAGAACCAACATGGTTGGCTTCATGTTATGAGACACGAGTTGCATCAGAATGATTACTACCTTTGATAGGAAAACTTTCTTCCTGAGTAACTCATTTCAGATTAATTATCCTAGACTTACCTAATGGGTACTTGTCTTTGGATTCCTTTTCCTTATACATTGTCTTATGATTAAATGTCTTTATTCAAACAACATCTAGTATGAACATACAATAATGTAGTGAGTAAAAGTCGTTTGAAAGTGTTGTTCCACTGCACCATTTCCAAATTGCAACTGCTTACAAGTTTTGTTAGTTCAGAAACTGAGATCTCATGCTTCTTAACAATGAAAAGAAAATGTCTCTTATGCTGCTTGCAAATTGCATTTAGGAAAGCCAGAGCCAAGTTCCCCAGATATAAACACTTTCCACCACACTGAATCAGATAATGCATTCATCAACTGCAACCAAGGAGCCAGAGCATTTTCCATGATCTCAATTGttcttttgaaatatatttttctttcaaatgtAAGATCAAGCATATAACGATGGGGAAACCAAAAATCAaacagttggcatgcatcatgaAGTTTGACCAGAATCTCCATTTACTCCGTGTCAAAACATGCCTCCAAATCAACTGCTCTAATCACCAACAACTTAAACCCCAACTCCACATCCTTTCACCATTCAGTTACGGTATTATATAGCAtcggaaatttttttcaaaaataaaaggaACTTCTTTCTAACAAACGTGACTTTCTTTCATCTGGATGAGATTCTTACCATCTTTTATctcatataattaattaaaaaaagatttgattttagcTCTCTGCTTCTAAAGGATCCATCTTTTTGCAAAAGAGACACATATGAACAATGAAAGCACTAATATATTAAACTATCTATATTCCTTCACATGATATTGAAAAAGAACCAAAAAGAGGGGGGAAAAGGAAGATTAAGGGGAGAAAGTGCACCATTTCAAGCTCCTGGGCCATTATAATACAGGGCCCACACCAAGTAGCATAGAAACACCCGATGAGCGGAACGCTTCTCTCCCCATTCACCAGATCCTGCACCTCCTTCGCCGACACCTTCTTCTGCTCTCCACCCCCACCCACAACACCCACCAAAACCCAGAGAATAACAGTAAGAAAGGAACTAAAAGTGGCAACGGAGAAGAGAAAGGAGATGAGAATAGAGAGATGCCACGAGATAATCTTCTCTGATGTACTTGGCCAAGGGGGATTTGGCTAACCGACCTTCCgacgctgctgctgctgctgcacttCCGGCTAAGGGAAATCCAAGAGGAGAGACGTTTGGTGCTGGAGAGGCCAAAGAATGGGCTTCGAGGTGTCAAGAGACGAGAGGACGCAAAGCCGAAGGAGGTGAAGCTCTGGAGAACCGCGGCCATTCCCGTCGTCGCAGAGTACGGCGGAATGGAACCGAAGCGAATGGATTGATAACTGAACCACGGTTGCCGACTTCCAGAAACACTTCTCTGACCGAAACTACCACTGACCCACCCGACTCCTTGCAAATGTGTTTGGATTTGGAGCTGAGTCGGTGTTAACCCGATCCGACCCGACTCGTTGGGccactttagatttgaaaatcttTCCACATCTTTGAAACCCGCCGCACTGACCAGGTTGTTGTGGTCCAACCCGACTTGAATTAATAGGCCTTGCCCTGATCGGCTTTCCATCAATCAAGATCGATGATACTTCGCCGACTAAAGGCAACGAGCTTAGCCAAGTCGGTACCAAGCCAACTTAGAACGACATGCAGTCTACATACGATCTTCGACTAGCTGGCGACATTCGATGCATAGCCGAGTACTTCCTTGGTGTCCTACCAGCTACCCAGTCAAGTAGCACTATTCGCGGAGTCACTCATCCGACTTTCGAACCTCCGAACATGGGCATCAGCCAAGCAACCAAATACTGAACGTGGCCGCCATGTTGTCCCATCAGGCCACATCAAGTCCGTCATCCAGAAGCCATACCTTGGGTAGTTGGTTATGCACCATGATGGAAAGTCACGAGCTCATTAATTACGCCACACGCACGGTAGCGTCCGCCACTGCAGCTATCTGCGCACCAAATATAAAATACGCTCTCTGTTAGGACCATTTAAGGATGTCCCATATGTCTCCATGCGATGAGACACGCTTGAAATGACTACCTGTCCTTTCGCTATTAACTTTTCTCCCTCTGCAAATACAGGTAAGCGGAGACTCCTCCAGGTAGGTATGTCTCATGCGCTCGTGCTTGAGACCCTGATGCCAAAAATCTATTCCACTATCTATTGAGCGATATCTCTaatttgagtgtcggagggttctCGCCGAAGCAACCTCTGACAGAACTTTTCTTGCGGATCTCACACCTCCGGCATCGGACAGAGATCATCGTCGGCATCGGCCGCCAGCCCTCACTCTCGCTCTTGGCATCCTCGACTGTGCATCCATCTCCAGTAGCTAGGCATCCTCTTTCGGTTCTTTACCGTCCGATATTTAGACGCAATAACTCGATCCTCAGTCAACCATCCCATTGGAGATGAGCTGCAACACCCCCTGTTATCTGGTAATTGAGAGCGTAAATAGAAATGAAGGATGCATGGCAACATTGCATCGTTGATGGATGCCCAAGAATCACAAGGAGGTTTGTGCTATGATATTAGAGATTTTGACTTATGATTAGTTTGTATCCTacacctccttttttttttctttttttttttttgggctttgggaTAGTTAAACAATTTGAATATAAACAAAAGATTCATCACAATGCAAGCTCTAGTCAATGCATGCAAGATACAAAGCAATTTATATGGAAGCTCGAAAGCCCATGCTAGGAAGATAAAGGGGGATGGTGAGGAGGAGGAGAATTGAAGGGTTGAGTTAGAAACCATTCTTGACATAAGATGATGGAATATATAAGAATAGTGGTGTATTGAGACCCATGCAATATAAGGTTTAATCATGTTAGGCTTGTTTCGATGATGCTAGGTCCCCATAATTAGGTCACCATTACAGGAAGAGCCTCTCTATCAAATCCTTAATTCTAGTCAGAGTTAGCATTCGAATTAGTAATATCTcttccaaaattaaattttgatggcACAAGGcaccttatttttgatgaaggaTTAAATGGACATTCCATAGACACTCTATTATTTTGTGGAAGAAAAACTTTGTAGTTCCCTTCTTCATATTGATCCAGCATTAAAATCTTACTTCATACCACAAATGATTATTGTAAATATTCTATGGCATGGTAGCAATCATTGGATCATTTTGCTATGTGCACTGTTAATACAATCAGATTTGCTCCCCCAATTCACGGTCAGCCTTCCGACTATGTGCCGGTATTTGATGGTGGATCGTTAAAGTTGGACCGTCGAATGAGTTTCGGTTCAACTACAACGTCTATAATCGACATCATAGAACAGCAGCCGACCATCAGTCAGTAAGTCGACTGATTGTCAATAAATTCTAACTGACTTTTTAGATAATAATTTATCTTAACGACTTGATCGACTGTACGATCGATACACAGTCGGTATATCAGAAATCATCAGCGTAAAGAGCACGTAATGGCTATATACCATAATTATTAGTAGGCATTAACTGTCCATCCTACGATCACATAATGCTGAGATAAACGAGACCCCACGTGCTTATCCATCACAGATAGTTACACCCAAATTGTCTATATAAGGGAGAGATATGAGGACAACAAGGGTAAGATATACTGGGCTGATACTCTGTCAAAGTCTACTTTCAACTATCCTATTCACCACTCTCTGctaacttaggcatcggagggtccccgctggaCACTGCTCCGATCAGTGTAGACTTGTTTTATAGATTGCTCGTCATCAGACTCAGGCATACTCAGAGATTAGCCGCAATAGATTGACATGCCAGGTAAGGGGGTGAAAGATCCAATTACAATAGCAAAAATGAGAGCCCAAAATGCTTCCATCGGCTCTGTCCGAGAATCTTTCTGTCGAAAAGATCTTCCACCTCGACTTTTACTTATAAAGCCCAGTTTCTCACATCTGATTGTCATTACAAATATCCAACAACTCGCTGCTTTAATACAGCAAATGAAAATACTGACGGAGATAGTGCATAGCCTCTAGCAATAGCAaacacagcagcagcagcaaccgataATGAAGAAGCCAGTGCCACATATAGTGCTGTCCAGGTACAGTCGATGTGCCCCACGATGGTCTCCTTCTCCATCCCCAAAATAATGACAGGCTCGACACTCTCATCATGTCGAGTCACCATCTTCTCGGCACTCCTATCATGCCTCTTGTCATCAGCGGCAGTCTCTTTCTCCTTCTCGCTACCACATtatcaagaaggagaagagacCACGCTCACCTTCAACTTCTCCCTCCTCAAGTTTTTTAGGGGATTCTATCCCCGCATTCTCACAGCAACGGCGACTCGACGATTATGAGCATAAGTTTGGAGAAATTGATTGCCGACTCGTCCAACTCCAGGTGGATGGTCGAAAGCCTTCCAATGATCTTGACATCCACACTACTCCATCTTTCTCTCGACGCATATTGGACGAGTTGATCCCGACTCAGTTCAAGATACCACAGATAGAGCCTTATGACGGTTCCATCGATCCTGTCGATCACTtgaagagctacaaagctctcataatCATCCAGAGGACAACCGACGTCCTTTTATGCCTTGATTTTTCGATCACTATTTGGAAAGCTACTCGGACCTGATATTCTAGGCTCTAGTCGGGAAGCATCCATTCCTTCGAGCAGATAGAACAATCATTCATGGCTTACTTCAGCATGAGCAAGAGAATGCCGCGAACATctgacagtctcttctccatcaaacAAAATAAAGGAGATACTCAGAGGAGCTTCGTGGTGCATTTCAATACTGCCACACTTGAAGTCAGAGACCTCAATGAGgacatggccatctcgaccatgaagagagGTCTAAGAGGTTTcagatttactttttttttggataagacccTTCCTCGGACATATACGAAACTTCTCAAGTGTGCGTAAAAGTATATTCACATGGACGAAGGTGCCACTGACCGTatcaattagaaaaaaaagaaatgaaagagtGGAGCTCCAACTGAGCTAAGTTGGACATCAAATAATAAAAGAGCTTCACCCCACGGATGGAGTCTGAAACTGAATAACTTCGATTTCagatatgactcctacactcctctctctatcCCTCGTGcacaaattttgatgaaaatcaaGGGAGAAGAATATCTTCGTTAGCCTCCACCAATGAAAGTACCACCAAGGAGCCACGACAAGAGAAAGTATTGTCAGTTCTATcgtgatcatggtcacgataccGAATAATATattcaactcaaggatgaaatagaagcTCTGATTTGATGAGGCTATCTCAAAAAGTTTCGACGTGATCATCCGACTCAACTTCCTACCGACCGACAACCTCAGCTCCAACCTGAGGAAGTAAATAATAATTGATCAATGGTggaggtcatcaatatgatcttcaGGCAACCAAGAGACTGGAGGACAAACTTCAAAGAAGAGTCACTTAAAAAGCAACGGCATGATAATGTAATCTCTTTTTCGGATGATGATGTTCGAGGAGTACAAATccctcatgatgatgctgtcgttgtCTCGACGATGATAACAAattttgatgtaaaaaaatttctTGTGGATAATAAAAGTTCGACTAATGTCTTGTTCTACTCCACTTTCTCACAAATACGACTACgactgaccgactcagaagagtctctacACTCTTGATCGGTTTCACTGAAGATGCAGTTAGTGTGGTGGGCGAAATTATTCTCTCTTTGACTGCATgaaccgaaccacgataaagcactaTCATTTTAACATTTACGATTGTGCAAGTTTCTTTGGCTTACAATACCATACTCGAATGATTGAGACTTAACGCGTTGAGAGAGGTTGTTTTAACTTACCATCGTCATATCCGATTTTTAATAAGAGATGGAGTCAGGGAGATGTGAGGGGATCAGCAACTGATCCGATATTATTTCATGATTTTTGCTGAAAGTAGCAAGCCTGAAGACCCTCTGTCGGTTGACAAACTGGACCAGAGAAATAATGAAGAAAGAGATAAGCTGGTTGAATAACTGATTTCGATCCCATTGAGAGAAGAAGATCTGACTAAAACTATTCAAATTGGGTCGCTACTATCTGAGTCGGAGCAGAATCAGTTGGTGGATCTACTAAAAAGAAATactgatatttttgcttggttggTAGTCGGCATGCCCGAAATTCCATCATATGTAATAACTCATCGATTAAACGTCGATCTAAAAGTTAAATTGATGagacagaagaaaagatcttttactCCAGAGAGgtagaaggccatcgatgaagaagtaGACAAGCTTCTTGTGGTGGACCTCATCAGAGAAGCCAATTATCCAGATTGGCTAGCCAACATTATGATGATGAGAAAAGCTAATGAAAAATAGAGGATCTGTATCAACTATACCAACCTGAATGAAGTATGTCTAAAGGATATGCTTCCCTCTGTCGAAGATTGATCAGTTAGTCGATGCAACATCAGGGCATAGACTCTTGAGATTCATGGATGCTTTCTCGAAATACAATCAGATCTGAATGACATTCGAGGATGAAGAGAATACAGCCTTCACAACTGATAAAGATATCTACTGCTACAAAGTGATGCCATTTGGCTTGAAGAATGCCGGAATGACCTACCAATGGCTAACCAACAAAGTGTTTAAGACACAAATCGGATGCAACATAAAAGTTTATGtcgatgatatgctggtgaaaaatGCTGAAACCCATGATCACGTTTGGGacttagagaaaatttttagcacGCTTTGatgacatcagatgaagttgaatctGACTAAATGTGCATTCGATGTGATAACTAAAAAATTCTTCAATTTTCTCATATCGTAATGAGAAATCGAGGCTAACCTGAAGAAGATAAAGACCATCATCGATATAAAGCATTTCAGCTCCAAGAAGGAGATATCGTAACTTAATGGGAGGATTGTCGTACTTAGCCGATTCATCTTAAAGTCGGTAGAAAGATGTCTAACCTTCTTCAAGATTTTGTGGCAAATAAATAACTTTTCATGATTGGATGAGTGCCGACAGaccttcgaagatctgaaaaaGTACTTGATGTCTCTCCTACTACTTACAAAATCGAAGGAGGGAGAGATGTTGTATCTCTATTTGTCTATGTCATTAGAAGCAGTCAGCTCGGTTCTTATCCAGgaggatgaaaatcgaattcaacaGCCTATCACTACACTAGTAAAGTACTCCACAATGCTGAGATAAGATACTCGAGGGCAGAGAAGATGATCTACTTTTTGATTATATCAACTCAGCAACTTCGACCGTACTTCCAAGTGCACTCGATAATCATCTTGACAGATCAATCTTTGAAGATGATCTTACATCAACTAGACACCTCCGATCGGAT
Protein-coding regions in this window:
- the LOC105043136 gene encoding thioredoxin-like protein CITRX, chloroplastic isoform X1 yields the protein MAAVLQSFTSFGFASSRLLTPRSPFFGLSSTKRLSSWISLSRKCSSSSSVGRSVSQIPLGQKKVSAKEVQDLVNGERSVPLIGCFYATWCGPCIIMAQELEMLAVEYESNALFVKVDTDDEYEFARDMQVRGLPTLYFISPDPNKDAIRTEGLVPSEMIKNIIDNEIDMVGATPELLHDLKVTWQPRYM
- the LOC105043136 gene encoding thioredoxin-like protein CITRX2, chloroplastic isoform X2, whose protein sequence is MAAVLQSFTSFGFASSRLLTPRSPFFGLSSTKRLSSWISLSRKCSSSSSVGRSVSQIPLGQKKVSAKEVQDLVNGERSVPLIGCFYATWCGPCIIMAQELEMLAVEYESNALFVKVDTDDEYEFARDMQVRGLPTLYFISPDPNKDAIRTEGLVPSEMIKNIIDNEM